The DNA region GGTCGGCAGTGAGAGTGCGGCCTCTGCTGACCAATCACGCAGCACGTGTCTGGAGGCAACGGGCTCTTGGGCAGCACCTGCAGCCCAGAGGCACCAGCTGCTTTCCACACACAGTGCTGTGGGGCAGGCGCTGGGGCACTCTGGAGCCCCTGGCACCGAAGAGGCTCTGTGTATGGGGTAGTTCGCATAACAGCCAGGGCTGGCCCATCCTCAGTGCTGATGGACTGGAGACTGGAAGGCTGGCTCAGCTGGGCTGAGTACTTCTTGGAGCTCATCTGGACACTCACATGCAGATAACCTGCACCCTGCAAACAAGAACAGCTGTCACAGCTCTGCCTAACATGCTTTGGGGGAACACAGCTGGCTGCAGCTGAGCCGGGCACCCCGCCCCTGGCGCATGCCAGTTGGGGCTCCACAGAGACTGGCCAAGGCCAGGCAGTCTCAAGCCCCTCTCAGAAGGGGTGACACCTTCACAAGTTTCAATTCAACAGGGCCAGGGCCTGTGCTCCCAGTGCCCACCAGGGCTAGAAGCTCTGCTCTCATTACCCGTGACTCTGTGTGCAGTCACACTTTGTGGGCAGGGGACAGCCAGGATGCCGCCCCGCTCGGCACATCCCTGCCAGCCGAGTTCACACACCTGTCCTCGATATTGCTGCTTTCCTTGTCATAGGCATCCATGCTCCCCTCCTGGTCTTCTTCACCGAGATCCATGTCCAGCTCGTTTCCTGACTCCGAGCGAGGGTACGTGGACCCACTGGAGACACAAAAGGCAGCAGTGAGCACaagccagctccccacagctaAGACACAGCCCCATTGGCACCAGTCTAAGGCACTGGCCTCCCATTGGGAATCCTGCCTGCACTGAGCAAGGGCTCCCAATCCGGCCAACTCAACCCCCtagagggtggagggaggaagggctggctgcagggacccTCCCTTTGGGAGGCCGAGCAGTGATGCCATTTGGCGAGGGAGGGTCAGGCTGCCAGGCGGACGGCTCCCCTGGGGCAATGCCCTCTTCCCAAACAGCTTCAGGGGAGCCACGTGCAGCTGCAGCCATGTGAATGGCGCCTATGGCTACCATTCACTGTACGTCAGTTTGGAAGTGAAGCTGTATGCCGCAGACAGATCGAAGGGGCCTGGCTGCTCTGAGAGAGCCGTGCTCCCCTCTCGCTGGCTGAGGAGGGGAGCGGGGTGCAGATTCCCTCTAAGTTTTCCCACCCacgtgtggaatgaattttgtcatGTGCACCTATATGGAGGTAGTGTGTGACATGACCCTGTGTGACATCACCTCATGTTGGTGCTCATAACAAAATTCACGTGGTGAGGGTGGGGCTGaagggttcagagtatgggagggggctcagagctggggcagcaagtTGGGGTGCGAGGGCTCCATTTGgcggtgcagactctggggtggagctggggatgagaggtttggggtgcaggctgccttAGGGCTACGGTGGGGAAAGAGGActcctcccagctctctctcctcgTGGCAGCACAACCATGCAGTTTACAGGGCAGCTCTAGctcagggcactgctggggggcgagggggctCCCCTCCAGGAAGCACTGCTTTCAGACAGGTCACACTTCCCCACGGCCCTGCAACCTGACCTGATGGAGCGGCAGGTGAAGAAGACAATCCTCTTCAGCCTCTTATTGTAGAAGAAGTAGTTGAAGGACCAGAGGCTGCCCTCCTCGCCAAAGGGGTCTGAGTCCAGGTCTGGGTTGTAGCTGCAAAACCAACAGGGGAGGGGTGAGAAACGCCCTGCCTACAGCTGCCTGGGCAAGAAAGGCTCCCAGCACCCAGATTCTCACTCAGTCCAGGCACGCTGCTCACTCTGGCCAGACACAAGTGTGACAGAGCAGAACCGACCCTTGGCACCTGGTGGGCAGAGCACAGCACAAATGGTAGTAACCCAGACACCTCCCCAGCACAACCCACAAGGCAGGCAGGTGCCAGGATCAATGTTGTGCAGGGagacactgagggctggtctacactacgggggaaaaaatcgatcttagatacgcaacttcagctacatgaataacgtagctgaagtcgaagaaTCTAAGACTGAAttctcaccgtcctcacggcacgggatcgatgtccgtggctccccctgtcgattccgcaactccgttcgggttggtggagttccggaatcgatataagcgtgtttggggatcgatatatcgcgtctagatgagacgtgatatatcaatccccgagatacggcgggtagtgaagacgtagcctgaggcAGACTGTTAGCCCACCGGGCCAGCAGCCCCAGGCAGAGTCAGGAGTGAGGCGGTCAGCTACCTCAGCAGCAAGCTCATGGTGTGCCCGGGGAGTAAGGGGAAGGCATGGGATCGTCCCTTTTATCTGCCTTGGCAAAGGGaccctgtgacgaactgggaacgttcttaatgtttcccctgaatactgtgttggtgcctcagtgtcccctgtgcagttcttaagtatctaggtggtggaataagggtgtgtgattgctgcagagcaaagggccagtgcacctagcaactgatagcctgggccccttctctgcaaaggtgccaactgaaggtatTGGAGACAAAGCGGTCAGGTGgatctcctggcctgggaaagggctgagcagagaggaggggtggaggggggttagtctgagctgctggagacgagcagtgaagtgcagatgtggggtcCTGGCTCACTCCCCAGAACGGACCGGCCGGAGGGTCCGGTTCTcttatctacaagctctgttttagaccctgttcctgtcatcgaataaacctctctgttactggctggctgagagtcacgacTGACTgcggagctggggtgcaggaccctgtggcttccccaggaccccacctgggtgggctcgctgtgggaagcgcacggaggggcagaggatgctgaatgctccaaggagagacccaggaggtgaagatgtgcgagcttcaggctccccaaagtcctgactggcttggtggggagcagttccagagcatcgcctggtgacTCTGTGACAGACTCCTATAGGCAGGCCAGGCCAGAATCGGCAGGACATCCCCCATATCCACGACTGGCCACGCTACATGGGACCAGCCTTGAGGAAGAGCCCCTGCCCTGTACTCCCCAGTGGCGCATGGCCTGGCTGCTCCTATGCGGAGCAGGCCGCTCTGGGGCATGGGGCTGCCCTATGGCGAGTAGGCAGGTAGAACAGACCTGTAGATATCACACTCCGAGAGACAGATCTCTTCATCCACAGCATCCCACAAGTGAGGCTTCAGGGCTTTGAAGTCCTCCCGGACTGCTGAGAACAAGCTACAATTCACAGCATTCACCACCTGGAGGAGACCGAGACACATGGGAGTCAGGACCCTGCAGCTTTCCAGAGAGAAGCAGgcagcccctccccaggggctctgggctgtgtcCGTCATGCCTGGGACAGGGCCCAGCTCCTCTGCTCTGGGGAGGCCAGACGGGAGCGTCCAGAGAGTCCGGAAGGGTGAGTTTGGAACACTGGCTGGCCCCGagggcagggccagattaacgcaggggctttaggggctgcagcccagggccttgggctaagggggggcctgcaaaaataaatccatagTTATAGACaattcagtggtcaccaacccgtCGATCGCAATCAACTGGTCAATCCTAGAGCCTCTGCCAGTTGATCGTGATCTCCGGGCCGCTAAAAGTCccgcggtgcagcagggctcacaCAGGCTgtctgcctgcatgccatggccccacgTCGCTCCCAGAAGTGTCTGGCTGCTGGCGGATCTCTGcagctccgtgtgctgcccctgcccccagcactgtccctgtggctcccattagctgggaaccgGCCATGAGAACTGccggggtggtgcttgcaggcagcaCACTACATTGTCCCCCTACCCCCAGGGGTGTGCAGAGATGTGCGCGCAGCAGggtggggccatggcatgcaggcagatAGCCTGCCTGAACCCTGCTGCACCACCGGCCAGGATCCGCCTGTGATAAGCAtctcccagccggagcctgcacctcccaccccttcctgcacccaaaacccctgccccagatcagaatcccctcctgcaccaacccccctcccctcaccctcttctgcaccccaacactctgccccagcctggagccctctcctgcacccaaactccctcccagaaagaaactactGTAACAGCTGTTCTgttaggctattttgaattaacaactatattctacatgttttaagactgaaatgtaaccacagaacatctttatgttaattaaaaggcaagtttagtatagtGATTATAGCCtcgatgccataattgtgataattttgtttgaaattagGAAAGAGCTTTGTATACAGGGGTTTCACAAAATTCTAACAGCCCCGGGACAACGGGAGAATTAATCCGGCCCTGCCCAAAGGCTCACTCCTCTGAGCAGGAAGGAGTCGTTTCCCATGCCACACGCGGGAAGCGATAAGCTAACAGCTTTGGCAAAGCCCTCATTAGTCACCCAGCCCTGTCCATGAAGGGGAAGCTGCTGCCAGGGTTCTCTTGGGATGGgagatgtgatgaagtgggactgttcttaatgcttcctctgaatactgtgtgggtgcctcagtttcctctatgcatttcttaagtctctaggtggtgaGATAAGGGGGTGTAATtattgcagagcaaagggccagtgtacataaatggccgacacactgtctcctggcaactaatggccggggcccttcccccctacAAGGTGATGGCTAAAtctgtgggagaacaaagagatcaggtgacctcctggcccgggaaagggacaaagcccagaggaggaggggctggagggtgagtCAGTTTGGGGCTCGCTGAGAACGTAGAGTGAGGTGCAGACTTGGTTGTCTGGATCACTGCCCCCACAGGAACCTGGCTGAGGGGTcttggttgtacctacaagccctgcttgggactgtgttcctgtcgtctaataaaccttctgttttgctggctggctgagagtcatggtgattTGCAGGATGTGAGGGTGCAGGGCACTGactccccacactccgtgacaggagGAAAAACAGGAGTCTAACCTAgaacacaagtgtgtgtgtggaatagATGCAGAGCAATGGGCACGCAGTGTTAGATACAGGGAAAACGTGTGGAGAAGCAAGAGAAATGCATTGTGGGGCAATAGAAGCAGAGGTGGGGTGGTTGGACCTGCCACAGGATCCCACGGGCACCAGTTGACATGGCTGCAGCTGCAGTTGGCTCCCCCGAAGCTG from Chelonoidis abingdonii isolate Lonesome George chromosome 2, CheloAbing_2.0, whole genome shotgun sequence includes:
- the MAF1 gene encoding repressor of RNA polymerase III transcription MAF1 homolog, which codes for MKLLENSSFEAINSQLTVETGDAHIIGRIESYSCKMAGDDKHMFKQFCQEGQPHVLEALSPPQTTGISPSRLSKSQSGDEEGPLSDKCSRKTLFYLIATLNESFRPDYDFSAAKSHEFSREPSLNWVVNAVNCSLFSAVREDFKALKPHLWDAVDEEICLSECDIYSYNPDLDSDPFGEEGSLWSFNYFFYNKRLKRIVFFTCRSISGSTYPRSESGNELDMDLGEEDQEGSMDAYDKESSNIEDRVQVICM